CATGTGACGGGTTTGATCGCTTTGGCCATGTCCTGCAACCCGGACCTCAAGAACAATGTCGGGGGAATTCAGAGCTTGTTGGCGCAGAGCCGCAACGGGGATTTTATCGACGCCGCGGCGTTCCTTGATTCGGCCGGTTGTTTGTCTTCAGGACAAGAGCCTGCCCGCGAGTAGGGCGAAGATAGCGAGCGTTGAGCTTCGGACAATGGCGCAAATGACCAATATCAAATGAGGAACCGATGAGATCAACCGCCCTCGCTGTTGCCGCTTTATTTTTAACGCTGAATCAAGGCGGTCTTTATTCGGCCCAAGAAGTGGGCAGAGGATGCTTCCTGGACGATTCCTTGCGTGTCCCCGCCGCGGATCGAAGAGCGCCCGTCATCGCGGTATTCACCGAGTTGTGCGAAGCGGCTGATCTCCCCGTTGATGTCGCTTTGCATTACGATTCTTGGGGATCGGTCATCGGCGCCGCCGCCGGTCAGGATGACGATAATAACGGGCTCATTTATTTCAGCGCAAGCATTTTTGAGTTGGCCGATCATCGCGATGAGTTCGCCCAAATTCTCGCCCATGAACTCGGGCACATTAAACATGAACACGTTGATTTGACCAAAGAGAACGCAGCCGTCAAAAAAGTCGCGGAGGATTGGTGCGACCGGCAACCCGGCAACCAGAATGACGATCATTATTGTTCTTCCGCCATCGAGTTGACGATTCCGGATATTTTCGACAAAAGCCGGGCATTCGAGGAGGCGCCGGAGGCTCTGCAAGAGCGATTGATCGGTTTTGTCGAAGACCAAGAAACCTCGGCGGATGATTATGCCTGCGGCCTGATGATTAAAGCCGGCTATAATCCCCGCCGGGCCGCCCAAGTTTTTATCGCCGCGGGGGATTTCCTTTTTGAATTAACGCGAGGATTGTCCGGCCATCTCAAAGGCGCAGAGGATTACCACCCTGCTTCCGTGGACCGAGGCTGGAGAACTTTCACTTGCGACGGCGGGTCAGCCAGATCATCCGCCGGCAAGTCTAAAGCAAAAAGCAAAAGAAAGGCCAAAGGAAAAAAACGTTAAGGCGCGGTCCGGAAAATTTATCTCTCGCCGAAAATTTTCCAGTCAAACGAGAAGCGCCCGGGTCCCGCTAGAATAAACAATAGCGAGACGCAAAGATAAACCGCCGCCGGTTCATAAGAGCCGCCGGGCCCCTGAGCCACGAACGGATCGTGAAACACCATGGCGTGCATATAAACCGCTACGGCCATGGTGCAGGCCAGGCCGAAGGACGCCAACGGCGTCAACAAACCCAGTGCCCACGCCAATCCGCCCCCGAATTCCGATAACGCGGCCAAGGCTTGGAAAAACCCCGGAATGCTCGCATTGTCGCCCATCCACTCGAACGGGTTTTGAATTTTGCCCCAGCCGTGGTGCATAAACGCCAAGCCCGCCGCCAAGCGAAGAATCAGCAATCCTGCGGACGCTCTCGCGGACAACGACGGCGGTCTGAATAATTGTTTCATGCGTCAACAATAACGCGCTTGGGAGGGCTTGTCAAGCCGTTTGTTTGTTGTCTAATCGGAGCCTAAAATACCGATCTGAGATTGGTTGTCTTCGAAATAATCGAAATCCAAGGCAATCGCCGCTCCTAGAATCACGGCCTTGCCGCGCGATTCTTGGGGCGCGTTGCCGTCAAGGACGACGGCAAAACGATCCGCATCCGTGAACGCTTCCTTAAGGATTCCGCCCCATTTTTTGGTGATGGTCCCCATCGCCTTTTCCGAGGCGTCCAGAAGATCGAATTTCCAAATCCTAAAGAATCCGGCATGGACATGCCCAAGAAGACCGCCGGATTCATTTTTAATATCGTACCTGCGGCTCAACAGCCTGAAACGCCGGTGAACGGCGCCCAGCGCCGTGGCGTTGCCGTCGTCGACATAGGTTGAGGAGAAAAACCAGAACCATGGCCGGCGGATTTTTAAAATAGGTTTTTTTTCGAGATCAAGGACCAGGGCGGTGAAAGGGCGGTGGCCTCTTAAAATAAGCCTCTTTAAAAATTGAAGAACGCCCGAACCCTCCTCAACGATGTAGCCTAATTCACGGCCGTCTTCGGCATGAATCGCGTATTTGTTTTTTGTTTCCCAGCCGACCAAAATTTCGCCCCAATGTTTTTTCTGCTGGATGACCCAAAGTTTACGATCAAGCAAGTCGGACATGTTCGTTCCTTATTCTTTACCCCATGAAAGCGGCGAATGCAAGGGTTGGGTTTAATTCGGGACCGGCTGCTTGCGCATGAAATGAAGCGCGGCGCCCGCGAGGATATAGCAGAGGCCCCCGGCCTTCATGGCTGCGTCAAAGCCCCATCCCATCGCCAGGCAAACGCTTAACACCGAGGCGATGACGGAGCCCGCGCCGTTGATCGCCCAGAACCAGGGCGCATGCGCCGGCCAGCGGGCCAAGGCCAGCTTCATGCCGGTGGGAAACAGCATGCCCATCACAAAGCCCAGGGGGATCAGAAATCCCAGGGCCGCCAGGATTCGCGCGGCCACGCCCATGTGTTCGAAGCTCCGCAGCGCAGCCGGCTGAACGCCGATCGTCAGGGCCACCAGCGTCACAAGAATTATGGCGGGAAGAACGGATATTTTTTTCCAAACCATCGCGCCCAGGCCGCTGGCCAAGAGCAGGGCAAAAAGCACGACCGTGGTGCTGTACACCGGATGCCCCAGAAAAATCACCAGGCGCTGAAGCTGGGCGGTTTCAATGAGGATATAGCCGAACCCGATGGAGGCGAAAAAAACCAAGGGCGGCCAGCCTTCGGAAAAAGAAAGGGGGGTTGTCTTGGACCGAAGCAGAAGCGGCGCCGCAATCAGAGCCGAGCCCAAAAGAACGCTCAAGCCCAGCAGCACCACCAGCATCAAGGCCGCCTCAAAATTAAACGCCTGCTCCACGAAGCGGTCCCGCCAGTTGCCGAACACATCTTTGAGCCTGAGCATTTGGAAAAAATAGGGGCGGTTGTCCGTGGGTGGCGATAAATCCAGCGGCAGGCTTTCGTAATACGCGGGGTTGTCCGCATTGGCCATCATGTCGCGAAACAGCTCGGTTTTCGCGAGTTCCGGCTCCTGCACGATTTCAAATTCCAGTTTTTTGGCCGCTGCGCGCAGATTGCGCAAGTCCTCTTTATCGAACGGCCGCTTGGAAACCAAAATGGTTCCCGCGGGCGGCTGGGTCCGGGTTCCCATGCTTTTAATCACGGCCACATGCGCCTGAGGATTCCTGACGCCCTCTTTTTTAAGCGTGGCCCCGGCCAAAGCCGCGAGCCGCAGCAACTGGGCCGGATACCCGGGTTCATACCATCGGTTGAAGGACAAAATGCCGTCCGGGTTTAACCGGTCCCAGAATATTTTCCACGCTTCCACCGTGTACAAGCTGTTTTCCGCCAAGGTGAAGGCCCCGGCCGATGTCGCGGACCATGTGGCGATGCAGGACGCCTGAATAATGCCGAAGGTTTTTTTTGTTCCGGCCAAAACGCTTCTGGCGTCGTCGTTGATGACGGTGACGCCGGGCATCCGGTCCAGGTGTCCGGTGAAATCTCCGTATTCGCCGTTGACGAATTTCAAAATTTTATCGTTGATTTCCGCGCCGGTGACGGAGGCCTGGCCGAATACCTTGGCGGTCAGGATATCGCGTCCGCCGCCCACGCCGATGACGAACACGTCGGTATTTTTGCGCACGTGATGCGCGATGGCCGTGACATCGTATTTCAGATGCTCCAGGGCCTCCAACCGGCCGTCGTTCTTCGTCATCACCGTGCCGGAAACCCCATCGATATCGATTTCAATTTCGCCGATGGGCTCTTTGGCGCGATAGGCGTTGCTGATGCCCCAGTTATACGGCTGCTCCGTCCATCGAAAGCCCACGACCGCGATCCGGGAAAACGCGTTCCAGGCTTCCTCCATGGGTTGGGAATGCCTGTTTTTAACCCATTCCACCCTCACCGGACGGTAAAACAAATTGCCCATCATGACCAGCGTCAGCAGAAAAAACGCGGTCGCCGAGCGCCGGTAATGAAGTCGGCTGCCCGCGGCTTTAGCGAAGCAAATGCCCGCCGCAGCGGCCAAGGCTCCGGCTAAAAAAACAGCGGTGGGCCCGTCCAAATTATTGAGCACGGGAAAAACCAGAAACGCGCCCAAGGCCGCGCCCGCTAAATCCGCGCCGTAGAGCGTATTGAGTTTGCCTGGAAAACGCGTCAGGCAAAGGCAGATGATGATGCCGCTGATGAAAAACGGGGCCGCGATGGCCAGATAAATGAGCAAGGTGGAGAAAATGCCCACCCCGCTTAAGCGCGGGTGGAAGGGAATGGACAGGTAAGTCAGAAGCGCCAGGTCAACGGCCAGGCCCATCACCATGGCCAAGCCGGCCATGCGCTTGGACAGATTCGCTTCCTGGAAATGATGGCCCCATAAAAATACCGCGATCGCGCCCGCGGTCAGCCCGAACATGGTGACCGAGATCGCGAAAAAGGCGAAGTAGTACCAGGTTGAAACGCTGAACAGCCGGGTCCAAAGAATTTCGAGCATCAATGTGCTCAGGCTGGTGAGGAACAGGCCGCAATACAGATGGGGAAATTTCAAAGTGGCTTGACTATATAAAATCCGATTTTAACCGGACTTTTTGCGGCCTGATTTAGCGCGGCGCTCTAACCAGGCGAAAGCCCGTGTCGTTGCCTTTGTAGCCGGGCTCGCTTTCGAGGCGGCCGGCCGAGCGCAGGGAGCCGGCCGGCGTGTTCCAGGCGCCGCCGCGGATCACCCGCGTGCGTCCGGCGGCGGGGCCCGTGGGATCGGCGGCGACGGCTTCAAAATCCGTCAAGCCGTAATTGGCGTCATAAAAATCCTGGGTCCATTCCCAAACATGGCCGTGCATGCCGTAGAGGCGAAAGGGGTTGGCTCTTTTGGAGATGACGGAGTGGGTCCGGCCCCCGGCATTGTATTCATGCCAGGCGTGGCGGTCGAGCAAATCGGTTTCGTTGAACCCGAACGAATAGGGAAAATGCGCGGGCCGCTGGGCGCGCGCCGCGTATTCCCACTCGGCTTCGGTGGGCAGCCGGTAGGTGTATCGGCTTTGGCTGTTGTTGAGCGCGTTGATGAATTCCTGCGCTTCATCCCAGGAAACCGTTTCCACGGGCTGATGCGCGCATAAAGCGACGCCGTACAAGGCCCTGAAGCCGCCGCTATCGCAATCATTTCTTTGCCTGAACCCTGAGGGATTTTTCCCCGTGGCCAGGAAATATTGAATCTGCGTCACTTCCGTGGCCTGCATCTCAAAATCCGCGCTGAGCCGGACCGGATGCCGGGTTTCATTGGGCCCCCGGCCTTCTTCGTTGGCCGGGCTGCCCATTTGAAATTCTCCGGCCGGAATCCGGATGAATCGCGCGGCCAGGCCCACTTTTTTTCTGTTTAAGGCGTCGGCCGGGTTCGGGACATTCGTTTGACCGGCCTGAGGCCGGACGCTGCGGCTTTTGGCAGCCGCCGGTTCAAAAGCCTTTTGCGCTTGCCCGGCGGCTGAATCCGGACTTTTGGCGTCGCTCGCCCCGGCCAAAGCGCCGAATATCAGCGCCGCTGAAATGACGGTTAAACCGGTTATTTTCATGACAACGGTTATTTTACCAACTCCCCGCGCCGGGAACAGGAACCCATCCGATCATTGACCATTCCCACGGCCTGGATTTTGGCCCGGTTCCTTCGTTAGAGTTTTTTCCATGGGAAAAGCCTTGATGCCAGGGCAAGCCGAACATGATTCTTTTGGCCCCTGCTTGTACCCGTTTCTTAAATAAAAATCCTTGGCCGTGATGGTAGATTCAAGCTTGATGGTTTTTATGCCTTTTGTTTTGGCTTCGGTTTCCATGAATTGAAGAATCGCCTTGCCCAGCCCTTTGCCCAAAGCCTCCGGGGACACATAACAGAGCTTGATCCAGCCGTCATGTTTTAACAGACCCACCCCGTGAATTTTTCCGTCCAGCAAGCCCGTGACCACGGTTTTATCGCTATCGCCCTCCCATTTGCGGAAATTTTCAGGCGTTTTATTCTCGACCCATGCGCTCAAATCCACCCCGGGATAGTCCTTGGCGCAGATTTCCAAAATGGATCGCCGGTTCACCCGCGCCAAATCCGCAGCATCCTTAGGCGAAGCCACCCGAACTTCAACCGCCATGGCTCTATTTTAACCGGCCCGGACCAAAAACAACCATTGCAATAACCGCGGTCAAGACTAATACTTGGAGTATGCGATCCGCCAATCCCGCGCTCAGCGACAAAACCTTCACCGGCTTTGAAACGGTGCAGCGAACCGATGTCATGACCGTGGACGGATGCGTCAATAAAACCGCGGTGCTTCTGGGGCTAGTTTCGATTTCCGCGGTTTACACCTGGAATATTTACACCGACACCAAAAGTTTGGCCGCCGTCACTCCCTATCTGTGGACCGGCGCGATCGGGGGCTTTGTCATGGCCCTCATCACCATCTTCAATCAACGCTTGGCCGGCATCACCTCCCCGATCTACGCTTTGCTGGAAGGCTTGGTCCTGGGGGGAATTTCCGCGGTCACCGAAGCCCGGTTCCCCGGCATCGTTATGCAAGCCGTGTGCCTGACCTTCGGCACTTTGTTTTGCCTGCTGATGGCTTATAAATCCGGGCTAATCAAGGCCACGGAGAATTTCAAGCTGGGCATTGTCGCGGCCACGGGCGCCGTGGCCCTGGTTTATCTGGCCGGATTTATCTTGGGTTTTTTCGGCATCGAAATCCCTTATATCCACGGCAGCGGAATCATCGGCATTGGATTCAGCCTTTTCGTGGTGGCCATCGCCGCGCTGAATCTGGTGCTTGATTTCGATTTCATCGAGAAGGGGGCGGAATCCGGGGCGCCCAAATACATGGAATGGTACGGCGCCTTCGGCCTGATGGTAACTCTTGTTTGGCTTTATTTGGAAATCCTGCGCCTGCTGGCTAAATCCCGCAGCCGTAAATGAAAGACCCCTCCGGAACCTATATCCTGAAAGTTCTTTTTATTTTTATTCTGCCGGTCGTGTGTCTGATCAGCGCGTTCCGGTGATCTTTTGTTTATAACTCCCTGACACCCATCGTTCGCGCCATTTCCGCTCGATCAATTTAAACCAAGCGGGATAAACGAATTGATGCCGGAAGGGTTTGATCAAATGTTAGACCCTGTGGGCTGATGAGGTAAAATATCCCCGTGATGGGAAAAATGCCGGACGTTAAAATGGACGCCGCCAACCTTTGGCGCGAGGAGACGTTTTCCGACCGCGCCGCGGGGACCATCCGCCGCTTAACCCCGGTCAAGGCCGACGGCTCCCCTGACCCCACCCGCAAAACCGTTTTTATCGGAGAGGCGGCCTTGTTGACCCCGGCCGGATCCCTGCCTTTGACCTTTGAGATTCCGGCCAATGATCTCGCCGTCGCCGTGGCCGCCTATGGCGAGGCTCTGCAAAAAGGATTCGCCGAGGCCATGAAGGAGCTCCAGGAAATGCGCCGCCGCGCCGCTTCCCAAATCGTCATCCCCAAAACCGGCGCCACTTCCGACCTGCTGGGCGCGGGGCCCTTGCCCAACAAACCCGGCAAACTCCACCTTTCGTAAACTTTCGCCACCGGCGCCCTCAGCGACCCGGCCCAAGTCCTGAAGAAAACCGGCGATTAACACGATAACCGCCGGAAGCAAAAACATGAACCCCGTGGCAGGATAACCCAGTAGCTGCTATACTAAAAGAGTGGAAGTACAGAAGTAGGGAATAGAGGTTAAATATGTCTAATTTGCTAGTAGCGCCAATTACTAAAAAGGGGCAGGTGACGCTGCCCAAAGCTATTCGGACCGTGCTTCGACTCAATAAGGGGCCAGACATGGTGGCTTTTCATATTGAAAAAAATGGCAAGGTTCGCATTGTGGGGGTCGAGGTCAAAGAGAAAAAGACCTCTCCCTACACCGCTTCGGAATGGGCCAAAATTGAAAAGCTGACCGCTCAAAAGGGAAAATCCTTTCAATCAGCCAAAGCCGCCAGAGAACACCTCAAGAACCTTTAATAGAATCCCTTCGTGCGCATCGAATATAAGCCTGCCTTCGGCCGGTCTCTTAAGACTCTTGATTTCCAAGAACGAGAGCGAGCCAAAAGTACCACGGGAAAAGTTATTGATTTTTATACCACCGGCGAGAAGACTCCTGGCTTGGGATTGGTCCATTTGCGAGGAGATTTTTGGGAAGCTAGGGCTGGGATTAAGACGAGGATTCTTTATCGCTGGAGGACTGATTTAATTGAGTTTGTTCTGGCCGGCAACCATGACGACGTCCGACGTTTTCTTAAGCGACTTTAACATCGAATAGAATTATTCTGAAGTTGCAATACCCCCGGCGTGTTAAAATCTTTCCCGTCAAAAAAATTTCCTTTTGCCCGCCCTCTTGCTCCTTTTATCCATGAGCAGGGCCAATAGCCAAATCTTTCCCGCCACCCTAGCCGCCGGTCAATGGCCCGTCAATGCCTGGGGCGTGGCCTCCATTACCAGAGATCAGCCCGTGACCCGGACAAAGACCTGACCATCGTGCGTTTTGACAAGCCCGTTGAGGGCATGGTTTCCGTTCCCCCCGGCGGCCCAGGACCCCAAACCCGGCGATCCGGTCAGGGCCGGGGGATTTTTGGAGGGAATTTCAGCCAATGTTTCCTGGGGCGCCGACGAAAAAATCGTCATTAAAAACATCAAGCCCAAACCGGAAGCGAAAACATGAGCCCCTGGAAGCCATTAGGTATAACTGTTATACTATTGGTAGATGGAACGCTTCGAGTTCGACCCCAAAAAAAGTTAGCTTAATAAGGAACGCCACGGGGTCGATCTTAAGTGGGCCCAAGGGCTGTGGGATGTCACGCACGTTATGATCCCGGCCAAGAACGTTATCGGCGAGAGCCGCTTCTTGATCCTCGCTAAGGTGGGCGGCAAGTGTTATGCCGCCATCTTTACAAGAAGGGTTGAAGCGATCAGGCTGATCAGTTGCCATAGGGCGGATCGCCGACTGGAGAGAATTTATGAAAACAAAGTCCACGGCCAGGAAGACTAAGAAGAGGATTGCCGCTGCGGAATTTGACGAGAAATTTGGCCGCGGGGAGGATGTCTCTAAATTTTTGGATTTGAAAGAGGCCACGGTCGTCCAACGGGTCAACGTCGATTTTCCCGCTTGGATGGTCGACATGCTGGATCGCGAGGCCGTCAAACTCAATGTTTCCCGCCAGGCGATCATCAAAATGTGGATCAGAGAGCGGCTGGACCCTGCTCGTCACATTACGCTTTAAGGATCCGAGCGAATCAGCTAACGCCCCCGTCTTCGTCAAATTTTAATATTGCAAATACAATGCATATGCACTATCCTAATACTAAGAACAGATGAAAAACCTCGAAGAATTCGTGCGCGAATCCGGCGGCCGCGCCAAGGCCGCGATCGCCATCGGCATCGCGGAAACGACCCTTTGGCGCTGGCTTGAGAACAGGGCCAAGCCGCGGGGCCTGGCGCGGCGGCGTTTGAGTGAGCTCGGCATTAAATTCGATCAACCGGCCGGCATTAATAAAATCGCGCAGGTGCTCCGGATTAGGCCGGCGGCTGAAGCTTTTGAAAAGAGCGATCAGGAGATGTTATTGGGAATGCTATCTATGCCTCCCGGCAAGCGCGTCGCCGACGTTGATGCCTTGCGGGTTCGCTTATGGGGCCTTGGGCACGCCGCGAGCCAATCACGAAGAATTGAGAAAGTAGCCCGAATCCTACGGAGGTCTGATGCCCAAAACCGAGCGGAATGATTTCGCCGATCTGGTGGCTGCTCTCAATAAAAACAAAGCGGAGTTCGTGATTGTCGGGGCGCATGCCGTGGCGTTTCACGGGTACGTGCGCGGCACAAAAGACTTTGACATCCTGATTCGGCACACGCCGGAGAACGTCCCAAGGGTGGTGGCCGCGCTTAAAGATTTTGGGTTCGGTTCCCTGGGTCTTAAAGAGGCCGACTTCACTCCGGAGTACGTCGTCCAACTGGGGGTTCCTCCCAACCGGGTTGATTTGATGTGCAAAATCACGGCGGTTGACACGGAAGCCGTTTGGCGGACGCGTGTTCGGGGGCAATACGAAAGCCATCCGGCGCCGTATATTTCCCTCGAATGTTTGCTTGTGAACAAAAAAGCCGTCAACCGCGAGCAAGACCGGCTTGACGTGCATAAGCTGCAGGAACAGGCGCGTCTCGCCCGGCGGCGTAAAGGCCGCGAGGGTGATCTCCCTGAAAAAAAACGGCGATGAACGCGATAACCGCCGGAAGCAGTGTCCTTCTGCGGTTGCATTGGTTCGTAAGAGGATGTTGATACAATAAACACGCTCATGGGCAAGCGAACAGTTTCTCAAAAGACAGGCCGCCCGGAACCGAGGCGTCACCATCTCCTTGACGGCCTTAGATGATCTGGTAACCTTAAAGAAGCTGGCCGCAAGGCCTGTGGACAAGGCGGATATAGAGGTTTTAAAACGGTTGTCTTGCAGGAAAAGCAAAGAATGAAAAAGCAGCCTCCGAAATTTTTTCTTTATGATATTCAAGATGAGGATTTAAAAGCCGGCCTTTGCGCCACCCCGGAACAGGTTCTGATTTGGCTCACCAGAGCCAATCGCCTTGTCTGGACAACCGGCACCAAAAAAATACGCCGCCAAACCAAAAAATATTTGCATTAAAAGCCAGAGGGGTTAAGCTCTTGCAAAAATCGTCACCGCCGTCAGCGAACCGGCCCAACTCCTGAAAAAAAACGGCGAGCGATTTTTTTCGTTTCATTTTCTTGAATTAATACGAAAATCGCCGGAATCTTTCTATAATCACCGTCAACGATTCCCTTCGTGGCGGTATTAATCCTCGCCGGGGAAAAGACGAAATAGCCATGAGAAAATCGATTCACGTTGTTATTGTTTTTGCTGTGTGTTTTTTGACTTTCTCGTTTTCAGGCTATTCCTCAATTCGTCGTTTGTTTGGCGTTGATCGAGAGCTGTCCGAGGAGAAGGATGAAGAAGATGTTGAACCCATTGGGCTTAGCCGCGCGAGCGAATATCCTCGCGATCCAACTGAGAAAAGCGTGCCACAGAAAAATTTATCTCAAAAGCAGGATAGTCGTATCCCAAGGTTTTTAGGAAATCGTTTGTCTAGCAAAATCGATAATTGAGAAAAGAGTAAGGTCCGTGAAGAACACGAAAAAAGATTCATTGGTAGGCCAGTAAATAGGAGAAAAGTTCAGATGCGATCCGGAGATGGCAATTCAAGAGTTGTGGTTAATTTTATTGATGAAGCTGGAATTCAATGGCTGATTGAAGTTTTGACTGAGTACCGGGCGTATCTAGAAGGTGAGAAACGAAAAATTCGGAATCGATTTGGTTACAAGGTTCAATTAGACAAGGAATTGTTGGATGAGATTGGGTATGTTGATTGGTGCATAAAACATGCTCAGCAAGAAAGACCATTGGCCTATGGTGGGGAAGCTCTTGGAATAATCAGATCAACCTATGAGTTCAAATTCAAGAATTTGAATGAAGAGATTGCAGATTTGGAGGAAAAGGGCGCTACGGAGGAAATGCTGGGACCCTATCGAAGAGAAGTTCGTGATATTTTAGATAGCGGTATTTATAAGAATGTGCCAAGTCGCGAACCCTACAAAAGCGACTTAACATTCAATGAAGAATTGATAGCGGCGGCTCAATCGTCTTTATTGAGTCCGTTGACCGTTCTTACTAATGGGAAAAAATTGGCAAAAACACCTCCTTCAGATGCTTTGAAAATTATGATTAGCTCAACGGTAAAAGACTTGTCTCCCGAACGTGATGCCCTTGATGCTGTAATTGAAAGTATGAATTTTATTCGATTGCGTTCGGAAAAAATGGCTCCCGAAGCAAGTCCTTCTAAGGGAGTATGCCGGAAGATGGCAGAAGAATGCGACATCCTATGTTTGATCATTGGCGAACGATACGGTTTTAAGGTGGCTGGAACAAATGTTTCTGTCACGGAATTTGAATTTCAGATTGCCAAGAAACATGATCCAAAAAAAATATTAGTTTTTGTAAAAAAGTTGTCATCCGGTGAGAGAGAAAAAGAAGCCGAGGATTTTTTGAGTCGAGTCGGCGATTTCGAAAACGGATACTTTTATGGGCAGCGTTTTGCCACCGTTGAACAGCTAATTGAACTAGCTTCTAGCGCGATTACTAGATGGGTTAGTGAACGGGCGCGTCTCGGTACTCACCGTCTGGGCGTCGCAGTTGCAAACAAAGTTGAAGACTGAATAAGAGCGGTCTCCTTCCCGCCAGTTTTTAGATGTGCCCTGAACGATACCTTATAATTATTAAGTTGATCATCTTATACCAACGGAGGCAGTCGAACTATGAATCCAGATGAAATAGCAAGAAGTTACTCACTCCTTAGCTCTTTGAAAAATAATATTCCTAATGCGTTCGAGGTTGAGGAGCGATGGGTCAGTCAGTACAATGCAGCTATTGAAAAGATAGAAAAGGTGATAGGGGCTGATTTATCCGAATTCAAGATACTGTCGAGTGATTTGTACAGATCCGTTTCTTCAAGTAGTTTTAATGGTGACGTTAGCTATAGCCCAGGGTTGTGGTGTGAAAAAAGCGTCTTGATGCATAAGCTAGATGCAATTTTGACATATTTTTCATTTCACCAAACATCTCAAAAAAGACAAATTGGATTTGATTTGCCTTAATCTTTTTAATTCACTTTTCCAAAACTAGACAAATCCTGGTAGTTGATGGTATAATGGAACCACAATAGGTTGTGGTTTTGGGGGTTCTCCGACGGAGAACGGCTACAACCATCTGTAGGGGAGGGGGGCCTGGGTCCCACAAAATATTGGGTCTTGACAAAATCAGGAACTCACCCTATACTTAAACTGTGCTAGATATAGTGGTTCAAAAACGATGAGATGTCCATATTGTAGTGGTCCTGACAGCAAGGTTATTGATTCTAGGGCCGGGGAAGAAAACAAGGTTATCCGGCGCCGTCGGGAGTGTTTTGTCTGCAGGAAGCGGTTTTCGACTTATGAGCGGCTGGAGCCCTTGCCGTTGATGGTCATTAAGTCCAACGGCACCCGGGAGCCCTTTGATACCACGAAATTGCGCGAGGGCCTGATCAAGGCCTGCGAAAAGCGCCCGATTTCCATTGATACCATCGAGAAAATCGTCGCTGAGGTGGAATACGCCATCTCCAATTATGTGATGGAAGTGCCGAGCAAGATTATCGGGGAGATGGTTCTGGAGAAATTAGAGAAACTCGACCCGGTATCGTATCTTAGGTTCGCCTCGGTGCACAAAGGTTTTAAGTCCGTGGATGACTTCATTGAGCTGGCCACGTTGTTGAGAAGCCGGTCTGATGGGAGGCCTTCCGATGCCGAGAAGAAGGCGCATCCCGAGCGTTCCCCGTCGCGGCGGGGGCGCCAGGCTGTTC
This genomic window from Elusimicrobiota bacterium contains:
- a CDS encoding GNAT family N-acetyltransferase, translating into MAVEVRVASPKDAADLARVNRRSILEICAKDYPGVDLSAWVENKTPENFRKWEGDSDKTVVTGLLDGKIHGVGLLKHDGWIKLCYVSPEALGKGLGKAILQFMETEAKTKGIKTIKLESTITAKDFYLRNGYKQGPKESCSACPGIKAFPMEKTLTKEPGQNPGRGNGQ
- a CDS encoding CopG family transcriptional regulator encodes the protein MAAAEFDEKFGRGEDVSKFLDLKEATVVQRVNVDFPAWMVDMLDREAVKLNVSRQAIIKMWIRERLDPARHITL
- a CDS encoding type II toxin-antitoxin system PrlF family antitoxin, yielding MSNLLVAPITKKGQVTLPKAIRTVLRLNKGPDMVAFHIEKNGKVRIVGVEVKEKKTSPYTASEWAKIEKLTAQKGKSFQSAKAAREHLKNL
- a CDS encoding formylglycine-generating enzyme family protein, which encodes MKITGLTVISAALIFGALAGASDAKSPDSAAGQAQKAFEPAAAKSRSVRPQAGQTNVPNPADALNRKKVGLAARFIRIPAGEFQMGSPANEEGRGPNETRHPVRLSADFEMQATEVTQIQYFLATGKNPSGFRQRNDCDSGGFRALYGVALCAHQPVETVSWDEAQEFINALNNSQSRYTYRLPTEAEWEYAARAQRPAHFPYSFGFNETDLLDRHAWHEYNAGGRTHSVISKRANPFRLYGMHGHVWEWTQDFYDANYGLTDFEAVAADPTGPAAGRTRVIRGGAWNTPAGSLRSAGRLESEPGYKGNDTGFRLVRAPR
- a CDS encoding DoxX family protein, producing MKQLFRPPSLSARASAGLLILRLAAGLAFMHHGWGKIQNPFEWMGDNASIPGFFQALAALSEFGGGLAWALGLLTPLASFGLACTMAVAVYMHAMVFHDPFVAQGPGGSYEPAAVYLCVSLLFILAGPGRFSFDWKIFGER
- a CDS encoding M48 family metalloprotease; its protein translation is MRSTALAVAALFLTLNQGGLYSAQEVGRGCFLDDSLRVPAADRRAPVIAVFTELCEAADLPVDVALHYDSWGSVIGAAAGQDDDNNGLIYFSASIFELADHRDEFAQILAHELGHIKHEHVDLTKENAAVKKVAEDWCDRQPGNQNDDHYCSSAIELTIPDIFDKSRAFEEAPEALQERLIGFVEDQETSADDYACGLMIKAGYNPRRAAQVFIAAGDFLFELTRGLSGHLKGAEDYHPASVDRGWRTFTCDGGSARSSAGKSKAKSKRKAKGKKR
- a CDS encoding BrnT family toxin, with product MWDVTHVMIPAKNVIGESRFLILAKVGGKCYAAIFTRRVEAIRLISCHRADRRLERIYENKVHGQED
- a CDS encoding scramblase gives rise to the protein MSDLLDRKLWVIQQKKHWGEILVGWETKNKYAIHAEDGRELGYIVEEGSGVLQFLKRLILRGHRPFTALVLDLEKKPILKIRRPWFWFFSSTYVDDGNATALGAVHRRFRLLSRRYDIKNESGGLLGHVHAGFFRIWKFDLLDASEKAMGTITKKWGGILKEAFTDADRFAVVLDGNAPQESRGKAVILGAAIALDFDYFEDNQSQIGILGSD
- a CDS encoding DUF4062 domain-containing protein; this translates as MRSGDGNSRVVVNFIDEAGIQWLIEVLTEYRAYLEGEKRKIRNRFGYKVQLDKELLDEIGYVDWCIKHAQQERPLAYGGEALGIIRSTYEFKFKNLNEEIADLEEKGATEEMLGPYRREVRDILDSGIYKNVPSREPYKSDLTFNEELIAAAQSSLLSPLTVLTNGKKLAKTPPSDALKIMISSTVKDLSPERDALDAVIESMNFIRLRSEKMAPEASPSKGVCRKMAEECDILCLIIGERYGFKVAGTNVSVTEFEFQIAKKHDPKKILVFVKKLSSGEREKEAEDFLSRVGDFENGYFYGQRFATVEQLIELASSAITRWVSERARLGTHRLGVAVANKVED
- a CDS encoding Bax inhibitor-1/YccA family protein, translating into MRSANPALSDKTFTGFETVQRTDVMTVDGCVNKTAVLLGLVSISAVYTWNIYTDTKSLAAVTPYLWTGAIGGFVMALITIFNQRLAGITSPIYALLEGLVLGGISAVTEARFPGIVMQAVCLTFGTLFCLLMAYKSGLIKATENFKLGIVAATGAVALVYLAGFILGFFGIEIPYIHGSGIIGIGFSLFVVAIAALNLVLDFDFIEKGAESGAPKYMEWYGAFGLMVTLVWLYLEILRLLAKSRSRK